The following proteins come from a genomic window of Misgurnus anguillicaudatus chromosome 10, ASM2758022v2, whole genome shotgun sequence:
- the LOC129448892 gene encoding uncharacterized protein, with product MCQLHPHFIFRLDTVENKTMKVLVVLALAVFTGCQANLFYADEPKPQLEQLTDAFWSYVAKATHTAEETVQMIRNSQLGQDVNARLTQSADMASEYAVTLKKHVDPLTEELMTKITKEAEVLRERLGQDLLTVRDKLEPYADNIKSQIQQRVEDLRTAMAPYADSLDSETLKATLLQKSEELRGSVEESVKELQAQLEPYTADIKEKVDQHLQEFQKTVNPMAEDLQAQIAERAKMVQQSLTPYAEDLKEKLDPYAQDLKAQLTSLYESFVKTN from the exons ATGTGTCAGCTACATCCTCACTTTATCTTCAGGCTGGACACTGTGGAAAATAAAACCATGAAGGTCCTTGTGGTGCTCGCCCTTGCTGTATTTACAG GTTGCCAAGCAAACCTATTTTATGCTGATGAGCCCAAGCCACAGCTGGAGCAGCTGACTGATGCATTCTGGAGTTATGTTGCTAAAGCAACGCACACCGCTGAGGAGACCGTCCAGATGATCAGGAATTCCCAACTGGGGCAAGATGTCAA TGCTCGACTGACACAGAGTGCTGATATGGCCAGTGAATATGCCGTCACCCTCAAGAAACATGTGGATCCTCTGACCGAAGAACTGATGACCAAAATCACCAAGGAGGCTGAAGTGTTGAGAGAGCGTCTGGGTCAGGACCTGTTGACAGTGAGAGACAAACTGGAGCCCTATGCCGACAACATCAAGAGCCAAATTCAGCAGAGAGTTGAGGACCTCAGGACCGCCATGGCTCCATATGCAGATTCCCTGGATTCTGAGACCCTGAAGGCCACTCTGCTCCAGAAAAGTGAGGAGTTGAGGGGGAGCGTGGAGGAGAGCGTGAAGGAGCTGCAAGCTCAGCTCGAGCCCTACACCGCTGATATCAAGGAGAAAGTGGACCAACATCTGCAGGAGTTTCAGAAGACCGTGAACCCAATGGCTGAGGATCTCCAAGCCCAGATTGCTGAGAGAGCAAAGATGGTTCAACAGAGTCTAACACCCTATGCTGAAGACCTAAAGGAAAAGCTGGACCCCTATGCTCAGGATTTGAAGGCCCAGCTCACCTCCCTTTATGAGTCCTTTGTCAAGACCAACTAA